In the Telopea speciosissima isolate NSW1024214 ecotype Mountain lineage chromosome 2, Tspe_v1, whole genome shotgun sequence genome, one interval contains:
- the LOC122650545 gene encoding dehydration-responsive element-binding protein 1F-like, translating to METFEEESSASSSSSEIQASKAVCNNQINTEPPELEQVPQVAAAASTTNIIITQKRKAGRKKFRETRHPIFRGVRERNGGKWVCEVREPNKKSRIWLGTFPSPDMAARAYDVAAIALRGKSAILNFPDSEWILPRAKSSSPRDIQVAALQAAESFPPHPHTVTSSCSSFSSSTTSSPTASELPHVNEGKKGEITENSTGGGGERAAGESVLFVDEEKLFNMPVLIDSMAEGMLLTPPSMNSWDDVDCQVNWSLWSY from the coding sequence ATGGAAAcatttgaagaagaatcatcgGCATCGTCTTCATCCAGTGAAATCCAAGCTTCCAAGGCGGTGTGCAACAACCAAATTAATACAGAGCCGCCGGAGCTGGAGCAAGTACCGCAAGTGGCGGCGGCAGCGAGCACCACCAATATCATAATAACCCAAAAGAGGAAGGCTGGGAGGAAGAAGTTCAGGGAGACAAGGCACCCGATCTTCAGAGGGGTGAGAGAGAGGAACGGAGGAAAATGGGTGTGCGAGGTTAGGGAACCCAATAAGAAGTCTCGCATATGGCTGGGTACCTTCCCGTCCCCCGACATGGCCGCCAGGGCATACGACGTCGCCGCCATCGCCCTCCGTGGAAAATCGGCCATTCTTAACTTCCCTGATTCCGAATGGATTCTTCCGCGAGCCAAGTCATCATCACCGAGGGATATACAGGTGGCAGCTCTCCAGGCTGCCGAGTCATTTCCACCTCATCCTCATACCGTAACCAGTAGCTGCTCTTCCTTCTCCTCGTCCACCACGTCGTCCCCCACTGCTTCTGAGTTGCCACATGTCAATGAAGGAAAGAAGGGTGAAATTACAGAAAACTcaacaggaggaggaggagaaagagcaGCAGGGGAATCGGTATTGTTCGTGGACGAGGAGAAGTTGTTTAATATGCCGGTACTTATTGACAGCATGGCAGAAGGGATGTTGCTAACCCCGCCATCGATGAACAGCTGGGACGACGTGGATTGCCAAGTAAACTGGTCCTTGTGGTCTTACTGA